A stretch of the Porites lutea chromosome 12, jaPorLute2.1, whole genome shotgun sequence genome encodes the following:
- the LOC140921428 gene encoding BTB and MATH domain-containing protein 38-like — protein sequence MSNEAGSLNFSKPWELSDVVLVVEEERFHVHRCILGMWSEVFSTMFTSQFKEKTAEEVPLPGKKSAEIKEMLLVIYPTSAKPIDESNYASLLDLAKEYMMAKITEKCERYLIGRLGSPSIYYDRCACGNKGRQYVISGDCLELLVIAQNYGLKRLEAECIQRAKRIKFAPDMKLDKNFDKISADNYRKIVEGMLLGI from the coding sequence ATGTCAAATGAAGCTGGTTCGCTCAACTTTTCTAAGCCATGGGAACTCAGTGACGTTGTGTTGGTTGTGGAAGAAGAAAGATTTCATGTTCATCGCTGTATTCTAGGGATGTGGTCTGAGGTGTTCTCAACGATGTTTACCTCACAGTTCAAAGAGAAAACCGCTGAAGAAGTTCCTCTTCCGGGAAAAAAATCAGCTGAAATCAAGGAAATGTTGCTGGTGATTTATCCCACATCTGCAAAACCGATCGATGAAAGTAACTATGCCTCTTTACTTGACCTTGCTAAAGAGTACATGATGGCTAAGATCACTGAGAAATGTGAAAGGTACCTCATTGGTCGTTTGGGCTCTCCCAGCATTTACTATGATAGATGTGCGTGTGGAAATAAAGGCCGTCAGTATGTGATAAGTGGAGATTGCTTAGAGCTGTTAGTCATCGCCCAAAACTATGGACTGAAAAGGTTGGAAGCCGAATGCATCCAGAGAGCAAAGCGTATCAAATTCGCGCCGGACATGAAATTAGACAAAAACTTCGACAAAATCAGTGCTGATAACTATCGGAAAATTGTGGAGGGTATGTTACTAGGAATTTAA
- the LOC140921291 gene encoding BTB and MATH domain-containing protein 36-like, protein MANPVAESLDFSQPWQLSDVVLVVEGERFNVHRNILGMWSEVFATMFTAQFKEKTAKEVPLPGKKSSEIKEMLLVIYPTSAKPIDKENYALLLDLAKEYMMAKITEKCETFLMYGDKTPQTFGSPKYAPLCTFFHCLELLDIAQNYGLERLQIACIEKAKSLSLWELRSNRRYKKIKLSNYREIAEGKIEKVERELSNKTSELNRKEHRVKSMASQAIEAAKDLDHIISIIVFAVCKPAWYEEPSSIEAKIGSIRQLGGDLKNLAGPLSILRNKIMSIN, encoded by the coding sequence ATGGCAAATCCAGTGGCAGAATCGCTAGACTTTTCTCAACCATGGCAACTTAGCGATGTTGTGTTGGTTGTGGAAGGAGAGAGATTTAATGTTCATCGCAACATCCTGGGGATGTGGTCCGAAGTATTCGCTACGATGTTTACTGCGCAATTCAAGGAGAAAACCGCTAAAGAAGTTCCTCTTCCGGGAAAGAAATCAAGTGAAATCAAGGAAATGTTGTTGGTGATTTACCCAACGTCGGCAAAACCGATCGATAAGGAAAACTATGCTTTGTTACTAGACCTAGCGAAAGAGTACATGATGGCTAAGATCACTGAGAAATGTGAAACCTTCTTGATGTATGGCGACAAAACACCGCAGACGTTCGGTTCACCGAAATATGCACCACTCTGCACTTTCTTCCATTGTTTAGAGCTTCTAGACATTGCGCAGAACTATGGCTTGGAGCGGTTGCAAATAGCATGCATCGAGAAAGCAAAGAGCCTTTCTCTGTGGGAGCTGAGAAGTAACAGGAGGTACAAGAAAATCAAGTTGTCCAACTATCGGGAAATAGCAGAGGGAAAGATTGAAAAGGTGGAGAGGGAGCTAAGCAACAAGACAAGTGAGTTAAATAGGAAAGAGCACAGAGTTAAAAGCATGGCCTCCCAGGCTATAGAAGCCGCTAAAGATCTTGATCATATCATTTCTATTATTGTATTTGCTGTTTGCAAACCAGCCTGGTATGAGGAACCCTCATCGATAGAGGCGAAAATCGGCTCTATCCGTCAATTAGGCGGAGATTTGAAGAACCTAGCTGGTCCCTTGAGCATCCTACGGAACAAAATTATGAGCATTAATTAG